In a single window of the Bacillales bacterium genome:
- a CDS encoding class I SAM-dependent methyltransferase yields MTNTEKCFQVLDDSSVLLSETEDVPYLEALAETGENLFQHAVLQPVRSEVVKKLEDLYSNIDIEQLKAEEIRKAFQLAVLKGMKAATQPNHEMTPDAVSLFIGYLFNKLSSERDSVTILDPAVGSGNLLTAVLNSAQTKVDQSYAVDADELLLKLAYVSSNLQKHATQFFHQDSIQPLLIDPVDCIVCDLPIGYYPHEAIAAGYDVRAKSGRSFAHHLLIEQSLRHLKDGGYAIFLIPNGLFESDQAGALKTFISKTAAIQGLLQLPLTMFKKEHYAKSIMILQKHGENAHPPSQTLLVHLPSFSNERAMQSIVQQIDDWFRKEKPHL; encoded by the coding sequence ATGACGAATACAGAAAAATGTTTTCAAGTGTTGGATGATTCGAGCGTTTTGTTGTCAGAAACCGAAGACGTTCCTTATTTGGAAGCACTGGCGGAAACAGGGGAAAACTTGTTTCAGCATGCAGTCTTGCAACCGGTCCGTTCGGAAGTCGTCAAAAAACTTGAGGACCTTTATTCGAACATCGACATCGAACAACTGAAAGCGGAAGAGATCCGCAAAGCGTTCCAGTTGGCAGTGTTAAAAGGGATGAAAGCAGCGACGCAGCCGAACCATGAAATGACGCCGGATGCCGTCTCTCTGTTTATCGGCTATTTGTTCAACAAGTTGTCGTCCGAACGCGACTCAGTAACTATCCTCGATCCAGCGGTCGGTTCCGGCAATTTATTGACCGCTGTGCTCAATAGCGCGCAAACAAAGGTTGACCAAAGTTACGCTGTGGATGCCGACGAGTTATTGTTAAAATTGGCATACGTCAGCAGCAACTTGCAAAAACACGCAACGCAATTTTTTCATCAAGACAGCATCCAGCCTTTGTTGATCGATCCTGTCGATTGTATTGTTTGTGATCTTCCGATCGGGTATTATCCGCATGAAGCCATTGCCGCCGGCTATGATGTGCGAGCGAAAAGCGGTCGTTCTTTTGCCCACCATTTGTTGATCGAACAAAGCTTGCGGCACTTGAAGGATGGCGGATACGCCATTTTCCTTATTCCAAACGGCCTTTTTGAAAGCGACCAGGCGGGAGCATTAAAAACATTCATTTCGAAAACGGCCGCCATTCAAGGTCTTCTTCAGCTGCCGCTTACGATGTTCAAGAAAGAACATTATGCCAAGAGCATCATGATTTTGCAAAAACACGGGGAAAACGCGCATCCCCCCTCGCAGACACTGCTCGTCCATTTGCCAAGCTTTTCGAACGAGCGTGCGATGCAAAGCATCGTTCAGCAAATCGATGATTGGTTTCGAAAGGAGAAACCGCATTTATAA
- a CDS encoding phosphotransferase: MDEVVRELSEKDSTHRVHLVKHPKHGEIVKKTFFDPVTFKREIEAVKAIDRTMRPVVYKIDVRRRCLYMSYQPLEEAFDCANKDLAAAALMKQLHHTTRRYGAVYDPGTGEHFTTWKDYLAHAFRKPVESLRDWIAVGERLEEKLAQLKDSPYTPLAYIHGDFRFANIGERNGRLLLFDFDRSMIGDPYWDVAQYAFESARCKSRFYEAYGVEDVAKADAHVWFVALQKAAKLAKSDRTDSNGFAKCMGVLKNGGKA, encoded by the coding sequence ATGGATGAAGTGGTGAGAGAACTTTCCGAAAAAGATTCAACGCATCGGGTGCATCTCGTCAAGCATCCGAAACACGGGGAAATTGTCAAAAAAACGTTTTTCGATCCGGTAACTTTCAAAAGAGAAATCGAAGCTGTTAAAGCTATCGACCGTACGATGCGGCCGGTCGTCTACAAAATCGATGTCCGCCGCCGCTGTTTGTACATGTCTTATCAACCGCTTGAGGAAGCCTTTGATTGCGCGAACAAAGACCTTGCCGCCGCTGCCCTTATGAAGCAGTTGCACCATACGACGAGAAGGTATGGAGCGGTTTATGACCCCGGCACAGGCGAACATTTCACGACATGGAAAGATTATTTGGCGCACGCTTTTCGAAAACCGGTGGAATCGTTACGTGACTGGATTGCCGTTGGTGAACGCCTTGAAGAAAAACTTGCGCAATTGAAAGACTCGCCGTATACCCCTTTGGCTTACATTCACGGCGACTTTAGGTTCGCGAACATCGGCGAACGAAACGGGCGATTATTACTGTTTGATTTCGATCGTTCGATGATCGGCGACCCTTATTGGGACGTCGCTCAGTATGCTTTTGAATCGGCGCGTTGCAAAAGTCGTTTTTACGAGGCATACGGTGTTGAAGATGTTGCGAAAGCGGATGCGCACGTATGGTTTGTTGCGCTGCAAAAAGCGGCCAAACTCGCAAAAAGCGATCGGACGGACAGCAACGGTTTCGCCAAATGCATGGGAGTCTTGAAAAACGGAGGGAAAGCATGA
- the ytfJ gene encoding GerW family sporulation protein, producing the protein MPEQQQEHPIQGLMNTALENLQEMTSVNTVIGDPVETPDGSIILTVSKVGFGFAAGGSEMSGSKDGGGLPFGGGSGGGVSITPIAFLIVKKDDIQLIHLDNTTHLYEKMLNLAPQAAEKIQQMLKGKKPQANQGQPSNQANQASQTNQTPVQ; encoded by the coding sequence ATGCCGGAACAGCAACAGGAACATCCGATTCAAGGGTTGATGAACACCGCGCTTGAAAATTTGCAGGAAATGACGAGTGTCAATACCGTAATCGGAGATCCCGTGGAGACGCCGGACGGCAGTATCATCTTGACCGTTTCCAAAGTCGGCTTCGGGTTCGCTGCGGGCGGAAGTGAGATGAGCGGCTCGAAAGATGGGGGCGGACTCCCTTTCGGCGGTGGAAGCGGAGGCGGTGTTTCCATAACGCCGATCGCTTTCTTGATTGTGAAAAAAGACGACATTCAATTGATTCATCTCGACAACACAACGCATCTTTATGAAAAAATGCTGAACTTGGCGCCGCAAGCGGCGGAGAAAATTCAACAAATGTTGAAAGGAAAGAAACCGCAAGCGAACCAAGGCCAACCATCCAATCAAGCGAATCAAGCCAGCCAAACAAATCAAACGCCCGTACAATAA
- a CDS encoding DUF2953 domain-containing protein — MVAYAALIAVVIGLFALLCSRLYVEIQFCLQDQSNDMTITMRVWGIKVYSRHHSVDLNGYPAKEGNESAKKEKSGLDESLKLTQRMVRKLENAVAAVRRFASKVTFVDFAWHSRIGCADAAVTGMTAGSLWALKGNALGVLDRFFQWKTEPELSVEPLWQKQRFETTIACMFSFRIGHAMLAARRIFKSLKGGNGDAGTATGTSDSRVDEHRA, encoded by the coding sequence ATGGTTGCGTATGCGGCGCTTATTGCAGTCGTCATCGGCCTGTTCGCGTTGCTGTGTTCAAGGCTTTACGTCGAAATTCAATTTTGCCTTCAAGATCAATCGAATGATATGACGATCACGATGCGCGTATGGGGCATTAAGGTTTATTCACGGCATCATTCCGTTGATTTAAACGGTTATCCGGCGAAAGAGGGGAACGAATCGGCGAAAAAAGAAAAATCAGGTCTTGACGAGAGTTTAAAGCTTACGCAAAGAATGGTAAGAAAACTTGAAAATGCAGTGGCTGCGGTTCGCCGGTTTGCGAGTAAAGTCACTTTTGTCGATTTTGCTTGGCACAGCCGGATCGGATGCGCCGATGCAGCCGTTACCGGTATGACGGCTGGGTCGCTATGGGCGTTGAAGGGAAATGCACTCGGCGTATTGGATCGTTTTTTTCAATGGAAGACGGAACCGGAACTTTCCGTTGAACCGCTGTGGCAGAAACAACGGTTTGAGACCACGATCGCCTGCATGTTTTCTTTCAGAATCGGGCATGCTATGCTCGCAGCGAGACGCATTTTCAAGTCCTTGAAAGGAGGCAACGGCGATGCCGGAACAGCAACAGGAACATCCGATTCAAGGGTTGATGAACACCGCGCTTGA
- a CDS encoding amidohydrolase, protein MGTLWFGGKIYTMRKENEKTEAIYTENGKIVRIGTERAIREAVDKKITREIDLHGNVMYPGFVDSHLHMIGYGEKLLRLDLSDVYSSEEMARRIREKANGVPAGEWVIGEGWNENHFPDRKIFHKKELDDIAPDKPLILTRVCRHALLANSQALASAGIDAHTPDPPGGVIVRDNEGEPTGYLLDNAQQLVQNQVPKQSDTELRYALRIAVNDLLRRGLVGGHTEDLYYHGGFKRTWNAFREVIDGKRIKFRTHLLVHNQVVGEMYEEGGRYGEGTSFVKFDAMKIFADGAFGGRTALLRDPYNDAPDTSGVAMYDLPELKSLVRKARACDMPVVIHTIGDRALELAVEAIEAFPVPEGMRDRLVHTQVTPPDLINRLRALPVVLDIQPQFVPSDFPWVIERLGEPRMKHSFAWKTLLEAGIACAGGSDAPIEIPDPLLGIHAAVARKQPGEPGKGFYPEQSLSVYEAVSLYTKGSAYVIGKELERGQIAPGYTADFTILDRDLFAVDIEEIPNANVMKTVVDDSIMYDNE, encoded by the coding sequence GTGGGAACATTATGGTTCGGCGGAAAAATATACACGATGCGCAAAGAGAACGAAAAGACGGAAGCCATTTATACGGAAAATGGTAAAATTGTAAGAATCGGCACAGAACGAGCGATTCGCGAGGCTGTCGACAAAAAAATTACCCGGGAAATAGATTTGCACGGAAATGTGATGTATCCGGGATTTGTCGACAGCCATTTGCATATGATCGGTTACGGAGAGAAGTTGTTGCGGCTGGATTTGTCAGACGTATATTCTTCCGAAGAAATGGCCAGGAGGATACGCGAAAAAGCAAACGGGGTGCCTGCCGGCGAATGGGTAATCGGCGAAGGGTGGAATGAGAACCATTTTCCCGATCGGAAAATTTTTCATAAGAAAGAACTTGACGACATCGCCCCCGACAAGCCGTTAATCTTGACGAGGGTATGCCGCCATGCTTTGCTTGCCAATTCACAGGCGCTCGCCTCGGCGGGGATCGACGCGCATACGCCAGATCCGCCTGGAGGGGTGATCGTGCGCGACAACGAAGGAGAACCGACCGGCTATTTGCTCGATAATGCGCAACAACTCGTGCAAAATCAAGTTCCAAAACAAAGCGATACCGAATTGCGGTATGCTTTACGAATTGCGGTGAACGATTTGTTACGGCGGGGACTAGTCGGCGGGCATACGGAGGATTTGTATTACCATGGCGGTTTCAAGCGAACGTGGAATGCTTTCCGTGAGGTCATAGACGGGAAAAGGATTAAATTTCGTACGCATTTGCTCGTGCACAATCAAGTGGTGGGAGAAATGTACGAGGAAGGCGGCCGGTATGGAGAAGGGACATCCTTCGTCAAATTCGACGCGATGAAAATTTTCGCCGACGGAGCTTTCGGAGGGCGGACGGCGTTGCTCAGGGACCCGTATAACGATGCTCCCGACACGTCAGGCGTGGCGATGTATGATTTGCCCGAATTGAAGTCGCTTGTGAGGAAGGCGCGAGCTTGCGATATGCCTGTTGTCATTCACACGATCGGCGACCGGGCTCTTGAGCTTGCGGTGGAAGCCATTGAAGCCTTTCCGGTTCCGGAGGGGATGAGGGACAGGCTCGTGCATACGCAAGTAACACCTCCCGATTTGATTAATCGACTGCGGGCGCTGCCCGTCGTACTCGATATTCAACCACAATTCGTTCCGTCTGATTTCCCTTGGGTGATCGAACGGCTCGGCGAGCCGCGAATGAAGCACTCGTTTGCCTGGAAAACGCTTCTCGAAGCCGGCATTGCTTGCGCAGGAGGATCGGATGCGCCGATCGAGATTCCCGATCCGTTGCTCGGCATCCATGCGGCCGTGGCTAGGAAACAGCCGGGAGAGCCGGGGAAAGGATTTTACCCCGAACAATCCCTATCCGTGTACGAAGCAGTTTCTTTGTATACGAAAGGGAGCGCATACGTGATCGGCAAAGAATTGGAACGCGGCCAAATAGCCCCGGGCTATACCGCCGATTTTACCATTTTGGATCGAGACTTGTTTGCTGTCGACATCGAGGAGATCCCCAACGCCAATGTGATGAAAACGGTCGTCGACGACAGCATCATGTATGACAACGAATGA
- a CDS encoding type II secretion system F family protein has product MLYITFFCTFLLICMFWTTVREERRKLVQSRISSVFHQDGAAVPSDENERQSLWERVGSPLWGEIRRNFQRKMKREQAAKLEIKLLRAGSPLGMGPVEYRLFKLTLLLIFPVIAFFYGELLGNRSSITILFVTFSVPVAAALPGFYLRMKTKSRNEKALKELPDILDLLTVSLEAGLGFDSALGKVVSRKSGVLPEEFHRCLEEIRLGKTRKDALSGVRERLTLNELRVLISNILQAEKLGIGLVKVLRIQSEEVREQRKQRAEEKAMKAPIKMLFPLVLFIFPSLFIVLLGPAVLQFMDAFANN; this is encoded by the coding sequence ATGCTTTACATCACATTCTTTTGCACATTCCTGCTGATTTGCATGTTTTGGACCACGGTTCGCGAAGAAAGAAGAAAACTCGTGCAATCGCGCATTTCCTCCGTCTTTCATCAAGACGGAGCGGCTGTCCCCAGCGACGAGAATGAGAGACAATCGTTGTGGGAAAGAGTCGGATCTCCACTCTGGGGTGAAATAAGACGGAATTTCCAGCGGAAAATGAAACGCGAACAGGCAGCGAAACTGGAAATCAAGTTGTTGCGAGCCGGAAGTCCACTTGGGATGGGACCGGTGGAGTACCGCTTGTTCAAGCTTACGCTGCTTTTAATTTTTCCGGTGATCGCATTTTTTTACGGGGAATTGCTCGGCAATCGTTCGTCGATCACAATCCTGTTCGTCACGTTCTCAGTTCCGGTCGCTGCGGCTTTGCCCGGTTTTTATTTGCGAATGAAGACGAAATCGAGAAATGAAAAAGCCTTGAAAGAACTTCCGGATATCCTTGATCTCCTGACCGTCAGCCTTGAAGCCGGACTCGGGTTTGACTCGGCGCTTGGCAAGGTGGTTTCGCGCAAAAGCGGGGTTCTGCCGGAGGAATTTCACCGCTGCCTGGAGGAAATTCGACTCGGGAAAACGAGAAAGGATGCTTTGAGCGGGGTAAGGGAGCGTTTGACGCTGAACGAACTGCGGGTGTTGATCAGCAACATTTTACAGGCAGAGAAATTAGGCATCGGTCTAGTGAAAGTACTGCGAATTCAATCCGAAGAAGTAAGGGAGCAGCGAAAACAACGAGCCGAAGAAAAGGCGATGAAAGCGCCGATCAAAATGCTTTTTCCGCTCGTGCTGTTTATCTTTCCTAGTCTCTTTATCGTTTTGTTAGGACCGGCGGTTTTACAATTCATGGACGCGTTTGCAAACAATTAA
- a CDS encoding type II secretion system F family protein, producing the protein MKLLILLFVSFTSFLWVFAISRLFAPSDKRLTKRIQHYLELQDQKGFDRKRFSQLVTIQLFKQRLKGQIGNKRHNAKLEKMLSRSGIPLKPEEYVLFRWMAVLLGGGIFYLLAGNWILLITGAFAGWMMPKWWLKKKQRDRLTAFNEQLPDMLTTIIGSLRAGFSFSQALMTVIEEADPPMKDEIKTLLKEIQYGNSMESALGELKDRMPSEDLELMIQAILIQRQVGGNLAEVLDKIVQTIRDRNRIQRNILTLTAQGRLSGLIIGLMPVILGFVLYLIQPQYIGALFTNPIGIVMVAAGAVSCTVGFLMIRKLTKIEV; encoded by the coding sequence ATGAAACTGTTGATTTTGTTGTTCGTTTCTTTTACATCCTTTTTGTGGGTTTTTGCGATATCCCGGTTATTTGCCCCTTCCGACAAACGCTTGACGAAACGGATTCAGCATTATTTGGAACTGCAAGATCAAAAAGGGTTCGATCGCAAACGGTTTAGTCAACTCGTTACTATACAACTGTTCAAACAACGGTTGAAGGGACAGATCGGCAACAAAAGACACAATGCAAAACTAGAAAAGATGCTGTCTCGTTCAGGGATTCCGTTAAAACCAGAAGAATATGTGTTGTTTCGCTGGATGGCGGTGCTGCTCGGAGGAGGAATTTTTTATTTATTGGCCGGAAACTGGATTCTATTGATTACTGGCGCATTCGCAGGTTGGATGATGCCGAAATGGTGGCTGAAAAAGAAACAACGGGACCGGCTGACAGCCTTTAATGAGCAGCTTCCCGACATGTTGACGACGATCATCGGGTCGCTTCGTGCCGGATTCAGTTTTTCACAAGCGCTCATGACGGTCATCGAAGAAGCGGATCCACCGATGAAAGATGAGATAAAAACGTTATTGAAAGAAATTCAGTATGGAAATTCAATGGAAAGTGCGCTCGGGGAATTGAAAGACCGTATGCCGAGTGAAGATTTGGAGCTAATGATTCAAGCGATCTTAATCCAACGCCAAGTCGGCGGCAATTTGGCAGAAGTTCTAGACAAAATCGTTCAAACGATTCGGGACCGCAACCGGATCCAAAGGAATATTTTGACGTTGACGGCGCAAGGCCGGTTGTCCGGTTTGATTATCGGTTTAATGCCGGTCATCTTAGGCTTCGTTCTGTATTTGATCCAGCCGCAATACATTGGGGCACTGTTTACTAATCCAATCGGCATCGTTATGGTTGCCGCCGGCGCCGTTTCTTGCACGGTTGGATTCTTGATGATAAGGAAATTGACGAAAATTGAGGTGTAG
- a CDS encoding CpaF family protein, translating to MSLLERMQKMGEERGNGSEQPNHGSVPKPGAQVQDLISSLREGKHGEPRPKPQVNVELQKKQQQLKNRLHKKVLDELNEEEVEQIIPKLDAIAIEMIKEDESLRGVVSHKKVVEELINDLTGYGPINPLLLDPEISEVMVNGPNRVYVERKGRIELSNVFFRDNEHVLNVIEKIVAPLGRRIDESSPMVDARLPDGSRVNAIVPPLALNGPTVTIRKFSKDPFQVEDLIRFGTMTRGMATFIEACVKSRLNLFVSGGTGSGKTSTLNVLSSFIPNDERIVTIEDAAELQLGQDHVVSLESRPPNIEGKGSITIRDLVRNSLRMRPDRIVIGEVRGGEALDMLQAMNTGHDGSLTTGHANSPRDMVARLETMVLLAGVDLPVKAIREQIAGAIDVIIQQARLKDGTRKITKITEVQGLEGDVIVLQDLFVFKQEGVDAEGKIIGQMMPTGVRPLFYERLEQSGMKIPTSVFVAEGDWSE from the coding sequence ATGAGTCTTTTGGAACGCATGCAAAAGATGGGGGAGGAACGGGGGAACGGCAGTGAGCAGCCGAATCACGGTAGTGTGCCAAAACCGGGTGCACAAGTGCAAGACTTGATTTCCAGCTTGCGCGAAGGCAAGCATGGTGAACCGCGGCCGAAACCTCAAGTAAACGTCGAATTGCAAAAGAAGCAGCAACAATTAAAGAATCGCTTGCATAAAAAAGTGCTCGACGAATTAAATGAGGAAGAAGTCGAACAGATCATTCCGAAACTGGATGCCATCGCCATTGAAATGATTAAAGAAGACGAGTCGCTGCGCGGAGTGGTCAGCCACAAGAAAGTCGTTGAAGAGTTGATCAACGACTTGACCGGATATGGACCGATCAATCCACTTTTGTTGGATCCAGAAATATCTGAAGTGATGGTGAACGGTCCAAACCGCGTTTACGTCGAGCGAAAGGGACGAATCGAACTGTCCAACGTTTTTTTCAGAGATAACGAACACGTGTTAAATGTTATTGAAAAAATTGTTGCACCGCTCGGAAGGAGAATCGACGAAAGCAGTCCGATGGTCGATGCGCGCCTTCCCGACGGATCACGTGTCAATGCCATCGTGCCGCCGCTGGCGTTGAATGGTCCGACCGTTACGATCCGAAAATTTTCGAAAGATCCGTTTCAAGTCGAAGATTTGATTCGGTTCGGAACGATGACGAGGGGAATGGCGACTTTCATCGAAGCATGCGTGAAATCGCGTCTGAACTTGTTTGTCAGCGGCGGAACCGGTTCAGGGAAGACGAGCACGCTGAATGTATTGTCCTCCTTCATTCCAAACGATGAGCGCATCGTCACGATTGAGGATGCAGCCGAGCTTCAACTCGGTCAGGATCACGTCGTGTCATTGGAATCGCGGCCGCCGAACATTGAAGGAAAAGGAAGCATAACGATTCGTGATCTCGTACGAAATTCCTTGCGCATGCGTCCGGACCGAATTGTTATTGGCGAGGTGCGCGGCGGAGAAGCTTTGGACATGCTTCAAGCAATGAATACCGGTCACGACGGTTCGTTGACGACCGGACATGCAAACAGTCCGCGCGACATGGTCGCTCGTCTGGAAACGATGGTTTTACTTGCGGGTGTTGATTTGCCTGTCAAAGCGATTCGCGAACAAATCGCCGGGGCCATTGATGTGATTATTCAACAGGCCCGTTTAAAAGACGGAACGAGGAAAATTACTAAAATTACGGAAGTGCAAGGGTTGGAAGGGGACGTTATTGTTCTGCAAGATCTTTTCGTCTTTAAACAGGAGGGCGTTGACGCCGAAGGCAAAATCATCGGGCAAATGATGCCGACCGGGGTAAGACCTTTGTTCTACGAGCGGTTGGAACAATCAGGCATGAAAATCCCGACAAGCGTTTTTGTTGCCGAAGGAGATTGGTCTGAATGA
- a CDS encoding P-loop NTPase: MAAAKRRQGGKMIAVCSAKGGIGKTVLTVNLAVALCKKNMQVGVLDGDFQFGDVGLALDLQSPFTIKDVVENFDHMELVSFASYLSQHDSGVKVLTAPDQPEYADLVTEKVITAVLGWLREKNDYVLVDTASGLQESNLFLIEQADEVLLTTDLVMPGLKNTKLMLETLTTLGFREKTSVVVNRSTMESVIKASDVPAILGEDENDLFYLPNDFKTVSQSLNIGVPFVVNKGKTEVAKSVFKMAELLTTNHVITTVPSKNKRIFPKMLPNRNAKKEKKR, translated from the coding sequence ATGGCGGCAGCTAAAAGACGGCAAGGGGGAAAGATGATTGCCGTATGCAGCGCAAAAGGAGGAATCGGAAAGACCGTTCTGACCGTCAATTTGGCGGTGGCGCTTTGCAAAAAAAACATGCAGGTCGGCGTTCTCGACGGGGATTTCCAATTCGGCGACGTCGGCTTGGCTTTGGATCTTCAATCACCGTTTACCATCAAAGATGTCGTCGAAAATTTTGACCATATGGAACTTGTTAGTTTCGCGAGCTATTTAAGCCAGCACGACAGCGGCGTGAAAGTGCTGACCGCACCGGATCAGCCCGAATATGCGGATCTTGTCACCGAGAAGGTGATCACGGCCGTTCTCGGTTGGCTGCGTGAGAAAAATGATTACGTCCTCGTCGACACTGCCTCCGGTTTGCAGGAGAGCAATTTGTTTCTCATTGAACAAGCCGACGAAGTGCTGTTGACGACGGACTTGGTCATGCCCGGATTGAAAAACACGAAATTGATGTTGGAAACGTTAACTACGTTAGGTTTTCGTGAGAAAACGAGCGTCGTTGTCAATCGATCGACGATGGAAAGCGTCATTAAGGCGTCGGACGTACCAGCTATTTTAGGGGAAGACGAAAATGATCTATTTTATCTTCCGAATGATTTCAAAACGGTATCCCAGTCGTTGAATATCGGGGTGCCTTTCGTTGTTAACAAAGGAAAAACTGAGGTGGCCAAGTCCGTTTTCAAAATGGCGGAACTGCTTACTACCAATCATGTGATCACGACGGTCCCGTCAAAAAACAAGCGGATATTTCCGAAAATGTTGCCGAATCGAAATGCGAAGAAGGAGAAGAAACGATGA
- the cpaB gene encoding Flp pilus assembly protein CpaB codes for MKSKLILVLAIVMAGFTTYLFYRYMQHLDTGQASDGNTVNVVVAKEAIKKNERITKEKLTIVQYPETRELESMTPKFDAVAGLYATVDMAAGEPVLTNHVRSHLDENVFVSRKITPGFRAVSVGVDYVRSVSNLIEPEDKVDVVVSITTQVNQKKQTKTETLVSNVRVLAVGSTMIEPDSKDGRTKYEAVTLELKPEDALKVIRAAEQGKLQLILNSRLLPNEGGNNDGGS; via the coding sequence ATGAAATCGAAGTTGATTTTGGTACTGGCAATCGTGATGGCCGGGTTTACAACTTATTTATTTTATCGTTATATGCAGCACCTCGATACTGGACAAGCTTCCGACGGGAACACGGTCAATGTTGTCGTCGCCAAAGAAGCGATCAAAAAGAACGAACGCATCACGAAAGAGAAACTGACTATCGTCCAATATCCTGAAACCCGGGAACTCGAGTCTATGACGCCGAAATTCGATGCGGTTGCCGGACTTTACGCAACTGTCGACATGGCGGCGGGCGAACCAGTGTTAACGAACCACGTTCGCAGTCACCTGGATGAAAACGTCTTTGTCTCCCGAAAAATCACACCCGGTTTTCGCGCAGTCTCGGTCGGGGTCGATTACGTTCGGTCGGTATCGAATTTAATTGAGCCGGAGGATAAAGTTGACGTCGTCGTCAGCATTACCACGCAAGTCAATCAAAAGAAACAAACAAAGACTGAAACCCTTGTCTCCAATGTACGGGTTTTGGCTGTCGGGAGCACGATGATCGAACCGGATTCAAAAGATGGTCGAACAAAATATGAAGCGGTAACGCTCGAGCTGAAACCGGAAGATGCGCTGAAAGTCATTCGTGCGGCGGAACAAGGCAAACTCCAACTCATTTTGAACAGCAGGCTGCTTCCGAACGAGGGCGGGAACAACGATGGCGGCAGCTAA
- a CDS encoding pilus assembly protein TadG-related protein: MKIIKRLFQQQQGSTLLLFSLALVGMLMITGLALDGGMLYERRAALQKAADAAVLSGAQELTDTPSDVQQVVERILVAHGNENDVEHLDIVMNDQVSIVLKKTVPLSFMSIFGIDTGTVSANATAEIGTMGRAAGAAPLGIDDSVDLIYNKVYELKVDQTLEDTGNFGVLSLGGGGADRYYDNLRYGFDGELRVGDIVETETGNIAGKTKQAVQELIDACPDGNYEDRDCPRVILIPVYERYQVDQNQLKTVKITGFAYFYITEPLDSQRKTIHGIFIRRTGTGYINSQGSNRGAYAIRLTE, translated from the coding sequence ATGAAAATCATTAAACGGCTGTTTCAACAACAACAAGGAAGTACGTTGCTTCTGTTTTCCTTAGCTTTGGTAGGAATGTTAATGATCACGGGTTTGGCACTGGACGGGGGAATGCTGTACGAAAGACGAGCTGCATTGCAAAAAGCGGCTGATGCCGCAGTATTGTCAGGGGCGCAGGAACTGACCGACACTCCATCCGACGTTCAACAAGTCGTTGAACGGATTTTGGTTGCTCACGGAAATGAAAATGATGTGGAACATTTGGATATCGTCATGAACGACCAAGTGAGCATCGTATTGAAGAAGACCGTACCTTTGTCCTTCATGTCCATATTCGGAATCGATACGGGAACAGTGTCGGCCAATGCGACCGCAGAGATCGGCACAATGGGACGGGCCGCAGGAGCGGCACCACTCGGCATCGACGATTCCGTCGATTTGATCTACAACAAAGTATATGAGTTGAAAGTCGATCAAACGCTGGAGGATACCGGGAATTTCGGCGTGTTGTCATTGGGCGGCGGCGGGGCGGATCGGTATTATGACAATTTGCGCTATGGGTTCGATGGGGAATTGCGAGTCGGCGATATTGTTGAAACAGAAACCGGAAACATTGCCGGGAAAACGAAACAGGCGGTGCAAGAGCTCATTGACGCATGCCCGGACGGCAATTATGAAGACCGCGACTGTCCGCGGGTGATTTTGATCCCGGTCTATGAGCGTTACCAAGTCGATCAAAATCAATTAAAAACCGTGAAAATCACCGGTTTTGCTTATTTTTACATTACGGAACCATTGGACAGTCAACGAAAGACGATTCACGGAATTTTCATTAGAAGAACGGGTACGGGGTATATCAATTCACAAGGATCGAATCGCGGTGCCTATGCGATTCGATTAACGGAATAG
- a CDS encoding TadE family protein, with protein MIRNERGQSLVEMALILPLLLLLFSGIFDMGRVLFTYLNLQSVAQDTVRMAGLGEGDDRIVSFAREDVELSDPSSLNVAISPSEADRESGDYVTVTLRYPFHLITPFISAIIPSPLVISVDSTIRVE; from the coding sequence GTGATCCGAAACGAACGAGGACAGTCTTTAGTAGAAATGGCGTTGATTTTGCCGTTGCTGCTTTTGCTGTTCTCCGGCATTTTTGATATGGGGAGAGTGTTGTTCACATATTTGAACCTTCAGTCGGTCGCACAAGATACGGTTCGAATGGCGGGTTTGGGAGAAGGGGACGACCGAATCGTTTCTTTTGCGAGGGAAGATGTCGAGCTTTCAGATCCTTCCTCATTAAACGTTGCGATTTCGCCGTCCGAAGCGGATCGCGAATCCGGCGACTATGTCACGGTGACCTTGCGATATCCCTTTCATTTGATCACGCCGTTCATTTCTGCCATCATACCTTCTCCCCTCGTAATTTCGGTCGATTCCACAATCCGGGTCGAATAG